Proteins from one Vespa crabro chromosome 11, iyVesCrab1.2, whole genome shotgun sequence genomic window:
- the LOC124428209 gene encoding uncharacterized protein LOC124428209 isoform X2 — protein sequence MRNIVDVQRVDIAEDWDRKVKPDSRKGIRRIPINSLRRVTEEPTIEHDERYKEIDKRADYPNKIVQNSIRITDYKEVIDKDEIPLASLKQETIYYTEEREITRRASPLIVERISPEVSKPRILKEKQIESTIEDQIYEEEQVDDTAIIYSRIDSKEIDHKEISRIPLDRKITIKEQERIGEKVDDKIKIKRRDDSPDSYYKYTPKELPSDWPHDGCDEACLARVLKEHAEKLLQEKKKKDRYLTTGLSYFDDVCTCSLSCMIYNLKKDRFVRSILTSAILFSFGIKLCSELYGWYLPNRT from the exons ATGCGAAACATCGTCGATGTTCAGAGAGTGGACATCGCAGAGGATTGGGACCGAAAGGTGAAACCGGATTCACGTAAAGGAATACGTAGAATACCAATAAATTCTCTTAGAAGGGTTACCGAAGAGCCAACGATAGAACATGACGAACGATATAAGGAGATAGATAAACGGGCAGATTATCCCAATAAAATAGTTCAAAATTCTATACGTATCACTGATTACAAAGAAGTTATCGATAAGGATGAAATTCCTTTGGCTTCATTGAAACAAGAAACTATTTATTATACGGAAGAAAGGGAAATCACTCGTAGAGCTTCACCGTTGATAGTTGAAAGAATTAGTCCTGAAGTATCGAAGCCACGAATactgaaagaaaaacaaatcgaaAGTACGATCGAAGATCAGATTTATGAGGAAGAACAGGTGGACGATACTGCAATAATCTATTCTAGGATCGATTCTAAAGAAATCGATCACAAAGAAATTTCTAGGATACCTcttgatagaaaaataacgataaaggaGCAGGAAAGAATCGGCGAAAAAGTGGacgataagataaaaattaaacgtaGAGACGATTCCCCGGATagttattacaaatatacacCTAAGGAACTTCCTAGCGACTGGCCACACGATGGTTGTGACGAAGCTTGTCTCGCAAGAGTATTAAAAG AACATGCCGAAAAGTTGTtgcaagaaaagaagaagaaggatcgtTATTTGACGACAGGATTAAGTTATTTCGACGACGTTTGTACCTGTTCCCTTAgttgtatgatatataatttgaaaaaagatcgTTTCGTACGTAGTATATTAACCTCCGCAATTTTATTCTCCTTTGGTATAAAACTATGTTCGGAATTATATGGCTGGTACTTACCCAATCGCACTTGA
- the LOC124428209 gene encoding uncharacterized protein LOC124428209 isoform X1 → MLSCSPKCPTLRRQIREEVKKSGWTDEYMRNIVDVQRVDIAEDWDRKVKPDSRKGIRRIPINSLRRVTEEPTIEHDERYKEIDKRADYPNKIVQNSIRITDYKEVIDKDEIPLASLKQETIYYTEEREITRRASPLIVERISPEVSKPRILKEKQIESTIEDQIYEEEQVDDTAIIYSRIDSKEIDHKEISRIPLDRKITIKEQERIGEKVDDKIKIKRRDDSPDSYYKYTPKELPSDWPHDGCDEACLARVLKEHAEKLLQEKKKKDRYLTTGLSYFDDVCTCSLSCMIYNLKKDRFVRSILTSAILFSFGIKLCSELYGWYLPNRT, encoded by the exons ATGCTTAGTTGTTCTCCAAAATGTCCCACATTGAGACGTCAAATTAGGGAAGAag TTAAAAAATCAGGTTGGACAGATGAATATATGCGAAACATCGTCGATGTTCAGAGAGTGGACATCGCAGAGGATTGGGACCGAAAGGTGAAACCGGATTCACGTAAAGGAATACGTAGAATACCAATAAATTCTCTTAGAAGGGTTACCGAAGAGCCAACGATAGAACATGACGAACGATATAAGGAGATAGATAAACGGGCAGATTATCCCAATAAAATAGTTCAAAATTCTATACGTATCACTGATTACAAAGAAGTTATCGATAAGGATGAAATTCCTTTGGCTTCATTGAAACAAGAAACTATTTATTATACGGAAGAAAGGGAAATCACTCGTAGAGCTTCACCGTTGATAGTTGAAAGAATTAGTCCTGAAGTATCGAAGCCACGAATactgaaagaaaaacaaatcgaaAGTACGATCGAAGATCAGATTTATGAGGAAGAACAGGTGGACGATACTGCAATAATCTATTCTAGGATCGATTCTAAAGAAATCGATCACAAAGAAATTTCTAGGATACCTcttgatagaaaaataacgataaaggaGCAGGAAAGAATCGGCGAAAAAGTGGacgataagataaaaattaaacgtaGAGACGATTCCCCGGATagttattacaaatatacacCTAAGGAACTTCCTAGCGACTGGCCACACGATGGTTGTGACGAAGCTTGTCTCGCAAGAGTATTAAAAG AACATGCCGAAAAGTTGTtgcaagaaaagaagaagaaggatcgtTATTTGACGACAGGATTAAGTTATTTCGACGACGTTTGTACCTGTTCCCTTAgttgtatgatatataatttgaaaaaagatcgTTTCGTACGTAGTATATTAACCTCCGCAATTTTATTCTCCTTTGGTATAAAACTATGTTCGGAATTATATGGCTGGTACTTACCCAATCGCACTTGA